Within Conger conger chromosome 3, fConCon1.1, whole genome shotgun sequence, the genomic segment ccaccaacaatcattccacggtcaaagtcacttagattacatctcttccccattctgacatttggtctaaaaacagctgaacctcttgagcatgtctgcatttatgcgtttagttgctgccacatgattggctgatgaaatatttgcattaacaagttggtgtacaggtctacctaataaagtgatcactgagtgtatagtagAGCTAATGCGCATAAGTGTTCTGCTTATCCATGTTGTAATAATGACGGTCTTGCTCGTTCTTATAAACAAGATCATTACTAGAACAGATACAGATATAATTAAGCCACACAATTCATATTTGACTTGTCATCTGAGAATTTATTATCCAGGTCACCCCTCTGAGGAGCAGCCACTCCCCcccgtgcgcgcgcgcgtgtgtgtgtgtgtgtgtctttagctgggtgtgtgtctgtctgtcttcaaCTGGGCAGTTGATCATTTGAGGGTCATTTTatcttttcaaaatgtacagtttgcATCATGTTTAATATGTGTTTAATATGATATTTTGTTGAAATATCATAAAATGTATGGGTAACACAAAGTCAAGTATTGATTCAAGTtacaaaatgcattatttaacaatatttattgaacctttaaaaaaaaaaatctcatccATTTAGAGTAATGTGAGTTTTTCGAGTGTCCGGCTggtgggggcggcctgtagcgtagtggttaaggtacatgactgggacccacaaggtcagtggttcaatccccagtgtagccaccataagatccgcacagccgtcgggcccttgagcaaggcccttaaccccgcgttgctccaggggaggattgtctcctgctcagtctgatcgactgtacgtctctctggataagagcgtcagccgaATGGCATTAATGGTGAACTCGTCTCCGTCTCACTCTTCTTCAGTGCAGGATGGCCATCAGCGACGTATCGGCTGCCACCATGTACGACGTGCTACACGACGGACATTACCGGAAGAACTGGGACCCCACGGTGGTGGAGTGCTTCGACATCGCACGCCTGTCCGCCAACGCAGACGTGGGCTACTTCTCCTGTGAGTGCCACCGTCCCGCGACGTCGTGACATCTCCCCGCCGTGCCTTTGGCAGTGTCGCCcacgtctccctctccctctccctctccctctccctctggtgCGGTACAGTGCCTCTGTGTGCAACCGATCTCACGAAGGCCCGTTTCGCCACCGCTGTCgattgtttgttgtgtttgtcaggTCGAGGTAGTGTGACAAATGTGTCGGGTCaaggcacactgcacactgagtaCCATGTGTGaacagttttctgttttttgtttttgtgggacAGAAAGGCAAGTGAAGTAAAACTCGggctaattttattttttgcaagtTGCCACTCCACCATTCCTGGTGACTTTCCATTTctcagtgcgcacacacacacacacacacacactccactgccCCTTTCCCTAGTTCCCATCTTTCACCTCCCTGACAAGGTCATGTTGTCAGATGAGTCTCTCTGGGCTGCCCTTAGGAGAAAAAATAAGGCATGAAGGGGCCTGTTCTCAACATGTATTTACTGTCAACAGTGAGTTTGGCATTTCTGTTTCTACTGAGGCTTTGCTTAaggtgcgagagagtgtgtgtgtgtggagggggcaggggggtttaTTGGAAGATGGCCTGTCCATGGGTTGCACTCACAGTGCCTGTCTGTATGTCCTCTCTCAGGGAACTGTCCGAACCCGGTGAAGAACAGAGACGTGGTGACGCTGCGCTCTTGGCAGGTGAACGACGACGAGTACCTGATCATCAACTACTCCGTCAAACACCCGGTACGCCCCTTCCCCTTCTCCtccattctccctctccctctccctctccctctatctctggACACTTCACCTTCACCCCCAAAGACCTGGGATTTCAAGATTGAGTCTCAGATCCTGGCTCTTTGGCTGGCTGGTTTCCAGTATGTTTCCGCACGAGTCCCAGTACCCAGTTTCCCAAGTACCCAAGTGCTCAATTGGCGAAAGATCCACTCGCCTTGTTTCTACGtttctaaaatggctgacaatTAAAAGGAAACCAGGCCTGGACTTTGAAATGCCTGCCATAGGTGCAgaatttcattttccatgtgATAATCCACTGCACAGAACAGCTACAGAACATGCGTGAATATCTTCACAATTCCTGCCTTGAGACAAACTCTTCACTTTCTGTTCAGTCAAGGACATTGGATTAATTTCAGTTAAGGGAACAGTGTTAGCCACCCACTCGGTATGAACACGCACACATTGAGTGTGCTCTTGTTGAAGTCGCGGTGTTTTTGCCGTTGTAGAAGTACCCTCCTCGTAAGGATCTGGTGCGAGCCATCTCCGTGCTGACAGGCTACCTGGTGAAGTCGACCGGCCCCAGCAGCTGCATCTTCACCTACCTGTCACAAGCCGACCCCAGAGGTGAGACTGCTCTTTCAGGcctgcttctcctgcttccaCACACCATGGccttctcttcttttctctctcacacacacacacacacacacacacacacacacactctcttacacacagacacacacacgcacacgcacacgcacacgcacacgcacacgcacacacagacacacacacacacacacacacacacacacacacacacacacacatacatacacatacacccacacaaacatacacacatacacacacacacacacacaccaacatacacacacacacacacacacatacatacatacatacacacacacacatacatacatacacacactctctcacacacacacacacacacacacacacacacacacacacacacataaaccatggccttctcttcttttctctcacagacatacacacacacacccacacacaccttcaatTAATGTGAATTCAAATGCAATGTTCATTTGTGCTTTTACCAAACAAGATAATTGTGCAGCATTAAATTAGTTTTTTTGGGAAATGCAGTAACCAGGAAGTGTTTTTTCTCCGGTTCATCACTTTCTCCTGTATTTGCCTGTTGCTCCAGGTTCCCTTCCAAAATGGATGGTAAACACAGCCTCCCAGATCCTGGCTCCCAAAGTAAGTCTGTTT encodes:
- the stard14 gene encoding START domain containing 14: MSRRGSIAVPQEADFADFRRQCLSTEGWYSKYNRNGMEVWVEMPSLPPTKEKNNIPKVHKIKCRMAISDVSAATMYDVLHDGHYRKNWDPTVVECFDIARLSANADVGYFSWNCPNPVKNRDVVTLRSWQVNDDEYLIINYSVKHPKYPPRKDLVRAISVLTGYLVKSTGPSSCIFTYLSQADPRGSLPKWMVNTASQILAPKVLKCLHKAGQGYPEWKRLNAQSYKPWLHPEQSSLPYMDPAELRIQRGDSLESVDESSLQIEREGADESARECHAADNSS